A part of Thermoanaerobaculia bacterium genomic DNA contains:
- a CDS encoding dienelactone hydrolase family protein — protein MKRTIGLCMAAALFLSARSWGAGTGKSVSYKSGDETVTAYLSEPAGGGKHPALIVVHEWWGLNDWVRGKADHFAQEGYVSLAVDLYRGKSAGNDPDVAHQLMRGLPEDRAARDLDAAFRYLASRPDVDPGRIGSIGWCMGGGYSLEAAIEEPALAACVVNYGRLVTDPKTIAKIRAPMLGNFGAEDQGIPPSSVEAFEKEARAAGKTIDFKVYPGAGHGFASNPDPKVYRPEAARDADARTDAFLAKELKKG, from the coding sequence TTGAAAAGGACGATCGGACTCTGCATGGCGGCCGCCCTGTTCCTCTCGGCGCGCTCCTGGGGCGCGGGAACCGGTAAGAGCGTTTCCTACAAGAGCGGGGACGAGACGGTCACGGCCTATCTCTCCGAACCTGCCGGAGGAGGGAAGCACCCGGCGCTGATCGTGGTCCATGAATGGTGGGGATTGAACGACTGGGTGCGCGGAAAGGCGGACCATTTCGCGCAGGAGGGCTACGTGTCGCTCGCCGTCGACCTGTACCGCGGGAAATCCGCCGGGAACGACCCGGACGTCGCGCACCAGCTGATGCGCGGCCTTCCCGAGGACCGGGCGGCGCGCGATCTCGACGCGGCGTTCCGCTATCTCGCGTCGCGCCCGGACGTGGATCCGGGGAGGATCGGCTCGATCGGCTGGTGCATGGGGGGCGGCTATTCGCTCGAGGCCGCGATCGAGGAGCCCGCGCTCGCCGCGTGCGTCGTCAACTACGGCCGGCTCGTGACGGACCCGAAGACGATCGCGAAGATTCGCGCGCCCATGCTCGGGAACTTCGGCGCCGAGGACCAGGGGATCCCGCCGTCTTCCGTCGAAGCCTTCGAGAAGGAGGCGCGGGCGGCCGGCAAGACGATCGACTTCAAGGTCTACCCGGGCGCGGGACACGGATTCGCGTCCAACCCCGATCCGAAGGTCTACCGGCCGGAGGCGGCCCGCGACGCCGACGCGCGGACGGACGCGTTCCTCGCGAAGGAGTTGAAGAAGGGCTAG
- a CDS encoding SprT-like domain-containing protein — MPEQGSLFPIPADERTRLQQIYDGLAERFGLHPARVRISRRKLTGGHITYGPPHTIVISAHLSERDKVETLKHEAAHAYCFRSHGPDEAHSPKFWKIARAFGARRRHAPETVALNEFRKKREIVYRCETCRGHFLRIRPFRRAMLCAACHRKGRPARLRRVRSDSPGKSK; from the coding sequence ATGCCCGAACAAGGTTCCCTTTTCCCGATTCCGGCCGACGAGCGGACGCGCCTCCAGCAGATCTACGACGGGCTCGCCGAGCGCTTCGGACTCCATCCCGCGCGCGTCCGGATATCCCGCCGGAAGCTCACCGGCGGGCACATCACCTACGGGCCGCCGCACACGATCGTGATCTCGGCGCATCTCTCCGAGCGCGACAAGGTCGAGACGCTGAAGCACGAAGCGGCGCACGCGTACTGTTTCCGGTCGCACGGCCCGGACGAGGCGCACTCGCCGAAGTTCTGGAAGATCGCCCGGGCGTTCGGCGCCCGCCGGCGGCACGCGCCGGAGACCGTCGCCTTGAACGAGTTCCGCAAGAAGCGCGAGATCGTCTACCGCTGCGAGACGTGCCGCGGCCACTTCCTCCGCATCCGGCCGTTCCGCCGGGCCATGCTCTGCGCGGCCTGCCATCGGAAAGGACGGCCCGCCCGTCTCCGGCGGGTGCGTTCGGACTCGCCCGGAAAATCGAAGTGA
- a CDS encoding ferredoxin family protein — MGMYIIAEPCIGTKDTACVDVCPVDCIHPRKDESGFEAAEMLYIDPDTCIQCGNCEPACPVTAIFTEETIPEKWKHFQQINADWYKNK; from the coding sequence ATGGGAATGTACATCATCGCCGAGCCGTGCATCGGGACGAAGGACACCGCCTGCGTCGACGTGTGCCCGGTCGACTGCATTCATCCGCGCAAGGACGAAAGCGGCTTCGAAGCCGCCGAGATGCTCTACATCGACCCCGATACGTGCATCCAGTGCGGCAACTGCGAACCCGCGTGCCCGGTCACGGCGATCTTCACCGAAGAGACGATCCCCGAGAAGTGGAAGCACTTCCAGCAGATCAACGCCGACTGGTACAAGAACAAGTGA
- a CDS encoding Mpo1-like protein, with amino-acid sequence MTSRAARLFDDYASAHRTPGNRLCHSVGIPSIVFSIVLALTAVPLGSRMTAAEPVIAAVSVAGFAVDPLPAAVFLLFSAACDVAGRFLVAEAGVRPALLLAAALFATGWAFQLVGHAVFEKNRPAFARNLRHLLIGPLWISRKAIGRAAR; translated from the coding sequence GTGACCTCCCGGGCCGCCCGGCTCTTCGACGACTACGCGTCGGCGCACCGAACCCCGGGAAACCGCCTCTGCCACTCGGTGGGGATTCCCTCGATCGTCTTCTCGATCGTCCTCGCTCTGACGGCCGTTCCTCTCGGTTCCCGCATGACCGCGGCGGAGCCCGTGATCGCCGCCGTCTCGGTCGCCGGGTTCGCCGTCGACCCGCTCCCGGCCGCCGTCTTCCTTCTGTTCTCCGCCGCGTGCGACGTCGCGGGCCGGTTCCTGGTCGCGGAGGCGGGCGTGCGCCCGGCGCTGCTCCTCGCGGCCGCCCTTTTCGCGACTGGCTGGGCTTTCCAGCTCGTCGGCCACGCCGTTTTCGAGAAGAACCGGCCGGCCTTCGCGCGCAACCTCCGCCACCTTCTCATCGGGCCGCTCTGGATCTCGCGCAAGGCGATCGGACGCGCGGCCCGCTGA
- a CDS encoding DMT family transporter, translating into MTRERRGAIQVAAAAILWSSGGLAIKEVDLPPLAIVFHRAWIATIVLLVLLRPKRIRPTPTLAASVFVYAGMVITFVVATKWTTAANAIFLQDSGIVWVLLFSPLIARDAIRGRDVAAAAACLAGMTLFFVGRLSPHGMAGNGIALLSGAFYAVTVLLLRRQRGDASKWTAIFGNALGALCAAFFVPRPFSIPIGDFAILAFLGVVQIGCAYALFVKGLEAITAAEASIISLLEPVLNPIWVFLGIGEKPTPFAIVGAAIVLAAIAWRTLVTGSSPTGGVPTPD; encoded by the coding sequence GTGACGCGCGAGCGGCGGGGCGCGATCCAGGTCGCCGCCGCCGCGATCCTCTGGTCGAGCGGAGGCCTCGCGATCAAGGAGGTCGACCTCCCCCCGCTCGCGATCGTCTTCCACCGCGCCTGGATCGCCACGATCGTCCTGCTCGTCCTGCTCCGGCCGAAGAGGATCCGGCCCACGCCGACGCTCGCCGCGTCGGTCTTCGTCTACGCCGGGATGGTGATCACGTTCGTCGTCGCCACGAAGTGGACCACCGCGGCGAACGCGATCTTCCTCCAGGACTCCGGGATCGTCTGGGTGCTCCTCTTCTCGCCGCTCATCGCCCGCGACGCGATCCGCGGGCGCGACGTCGCGGCGGCCGCCGCGTGTCTGGCCGGGATGACGCTCTTCTTCGTCGGCCGGCTCTCTCCGCACGGAATGGCCGGCAACGGAATCGCCCTCCTCTCGGGCGCCTTCTACGCCGTGACGGTCCTCCTGCTGCGGCGGCAGCGCGGCGACGCCTCGAAGTGGACCGCGATCTTCGGAAACGCCCTCGGCGCGCTCTGCGCCGCCTTCTTCGTCCCGCGGCCGTTCTCGATCCCGATCGGCGACTTCGCGATCCTCGCGTTCCTCGGCGTCGTCCAGATCGGCTGCGCGTACGCGCTCTTCGTGAAGGGACTCGAGGCGATCACCGCCGCGGAAGCATCGATCATCTCGCTCCTCGAGCCGGTTCTGAATCCGATCTGGGTCTTTCTCGGGATCGGCGAGAAGCCCACGCCCTTCGCGATCGTCGGCGCCGCGATCGTGCTCGCCGCGATCGCCTGGCGGACGCTCGTCACGGGAAGCTCGCCGACGGGCGGAGTGCCGACTCCGGACTGA